A segment of the Melospiza melodia melodia isolate bMelMel2 unplaced genomic scaffold, bMelMel2.pri scaffold_32, whole genome shotgun sequence genome:
cacaggcctggctgctcctggcacactcaggcagcacaactggagctcaggcaggaacctgggtgaaggatttcccagagcaggaacaagagtgggtgagtcccagtgggaaaggctacagggaatggcccaggtttggctccaagcagcttctcctgacttgtcactttcctttctccatgaacaggtccccatgttcagccccagcaaatgtccaacagcagctccatcaggcacttcctcctgctggcattggcagacacgcggcagctgcagctccttcacttctgcctcttgctgggcatctccctggctgccctcctgggcaacggcctcatcatcagcgccgtagcctgcggccaccacctgcacacgcccatgttcttcttcctgctcaacctggtcctcagcgacctgggcatgatctgcaccactgtccccaaagccatgcacaattccctctgggacaccaggaacatctcctacactggatgtgctgctcagctctttcttttttatttcttcatctcagcagagtttttcctcctgaccgtcatatgctatgactgctacgtgtccatctgcaaacccctgcactatgggaccctcctgggcagcagagcttgtgcccacatggcagcagctgcctgggccagtgcatttctcaatgctctgctgcacacgtccaatacattttccctgcccctgtgccatggcaatgccctgggccagttcttctgtgaaatcccacagatcctcaagctctcctgctcaaaatcttatctcagggaactggggctcatTGCAATTAgcgcctgtttggtatttggttgttttgtgttcattgttttctcctatgtgcagatcttcagggctgtgctgaggatcccctctgagcagggacggcacaaagccttttccacctgcctccctcacctggccgtggtctccctctttgtcagcactggcatttttgcctccctgaagcccccctccatgtcctccccatccctggatgtggcagtgtcaattctgtactcagtggtgcctccagccctgaaccctctcatctacagcctgaggaaccaggagctcaaggctgcagtctggagactgatgactagacaatttaagaaacattaaattgctggacagtttctgaaaataatttctaataaaagttgtcttgatacttcttgttggtttcattttggagcttttatttggttgtttaccttttttagtgttgtccctaaatgaaagcaatcaattttgccatatctcattttgtttctccacaCGTCCACTGTGACCTGTAGACTGTGTCAGCGAGGAGCTGTGGTCTTGatacctttaaatgaaaaaaaggatttctttcatatgaagctatcaagaacatagctcctcactgccacagtccagcaaagttttctgtagagatgcccttttgtttccttctctggagctgcagcagcaatgtctgtgtgcagagctgggggcagatcagtgctggcacagcagctgtgcccagcagcagcagcacttggtgttgccagtgctgctgccgtggccctgccctgctgccctggtggccctggtgttgctgcagggcctgagtgctctcggggccgggcacagccctgggggtggcagtgccagggctgcagcagggacaggccatgggcactgctggggcagcgctgacgcctcaggccagggcctgggggctccaggctccttgcccaggctttctcaagaacatggccaggccaatgctcagcacagaaaagccccgtgagcagccccaggctggccgtgggcaggctgggggcaaacagcatggctggggctctgcaagggccctgggggagacgggaaggagcagcagagcaggggtagatccatctccagtgtgctggcctctgcagtcagccagaaagtttgttcccatcagctgggagtttcctatcccactgcagatgctgttgctcagagccagggcttcctggcagctgcccccaacagccctgagcatttcctctgcttcacatttgctttctttgcacctcctgcttcacatttcttctaattgcccaccccagggggcccacaactggacacagcactcgagatgctgcccaaccagtgccctgcacaggggaagaatcactgccctgctcctgctggccacaccattcctgatgcaggccaggagccatttgccttcttgcccacctgggcacactgctgcctcatgtccagcctgctgtccatcagtccctgcacgtccctttctgcctggctgctctccagccgctctgtccccagcctctagcactgcaggggttgttgtggccaaagtgcacaacccagcacttggtcttcataaacctcacctttttggatttgggccctggatccagtctgtcccaggcactgtgcagagccctcctaccctcaagcagatcaacactcacacccagtttggtgacatctgcaaagatgtccttggttccatggggccccaaatatgacaatggtctccttggttccatggggctacacagtgtgacaatgttctcgttggtgctgcagtttcacaggagtcccttggttccatgggcctccgcagtgtcagaaaggccgtggagtgtcccaatggtctccttgattttgcagtgtcaaaatggtgaaaccccttggttacacaaggccctgcagtgtcacaatggcctctgtggttccatgaggaccccgagtgtcacggcgcactccctggctccatttggccccagagcaccacagtggacccctggttctgtgggcctgcacggtgtcaccatggtcctcttagttccatgaggccttgcagtgtcacaatggccccagagcgtcccaattatcacagaatgacagaatcaaataggctcgataacacctttgggatcatcaagcccaaccaataccctaatactcccttgtcacccagatcatggcactaagtgccactggagagggacagtgactctgccacttcccccctggccagcccattccaatgcccacttaccctttctgtgaagaatttcttcctattgcccagcctgaacctcccctcgtgcagcttaaggctgtgtcttctttacctgccctccggcagatccacactcacacccagcttggtgccatctgcagtttgtgaaaggtggactcgatcccctcagccagatcatcagtgaagatattaaaaaggactgggcccaacacagatccctgggggacagcaccagtgcctggacaccagctgggtgcagcaccatcgccaccactctctgagcccagcctccagccagtcttaaatctcccagcgaggagggaacctgcccaagctgtgggctgcagcttttccaggcaatgctgtcagagagtgtcaaaatctttgctgaaatccaggcacacaacatccacagcctttcctgcatccataggtgggtcacctggtcataaaaggagaccaggttggtcaggcaggacctgccactcctaaatccacgctggctggctctgatccctcggccatcccgtgggtgccctgtgatggcactcagggtgatctgtaccataaccttgccgggcacccaggtcaggctgacaggcctggagttccccagatcctccttccagcccttcttggggatgggctcacactggcacctccagtcctctgggacctccctggtgagccagcactgatggtaaatgatggagagcagcttggggagctcatccacagctccctcatccccctgggatggatcccatctgatcccacacacctgtgagcatctgagtggctcagcaggtcaccaactgcttcctcctggattacagggggctgttctgctccatgtgcccacctaccagctcaggaAAGCACTTGTCCTgaagacagcctgccctaatattgaacattgagacatacatggtattaagcagctcagcctttccttatctttagttactgtattctacactgtgtcaaaaaaaagagtagaggttctctttatcccgtattttgctaaaaatttatttgtagaaacatttactactattttgcacagaagtggccaggttaagttctcattgatctttcacctctcagcttttaTTTCTGCATGACCTATCAAGATCCTTAAActtttcctaagttgcctgaccttctgtccaatgttgatgctctttcttttttcccctgagttcccacaaaatctccacggccagccaggccagtcattttcctcactagctcatcttttgccacactaggacaggctgctccttcccccttaaggttactttcttgaaatgtgtccatccttcctggatccctttgtttttaaggcctgttttccttaaaataatcagtacctgatttggtaccccccaaatctgcatccttaataggccaaagtctgccctttctaattccagtgtagaagttttgttgatgcccctccttctttcacagaacaataaaaacttggttatttcatggtcactgtgccccaggcagccccacatctgccaccagcccttctctatttgttgacagcaggagacagagctttctttggcagtgggagtgttaccaaaatgtcactaaaacagaaatctccttaaccccaatgtagcattaagaatcagcattctttattcagctgtatgcacaggggatagctcctcccaaagctgtgcatgctgagtacaggaaagtttctgtttattttctgtatgttgcacacatattcattgattgtcttagactaaacacacatatggataatcatttcctcaaaataattaacacatttcccctcccctttactcatgcattcttctatcctgggggtctctctggtggtccctggtggtcacggaccccaatgttccagtgggcctggctgagctggcaggacactgaggcggctggacttccagttcccttaccacacaatgggcattgtgtggtttccagaggtctggtgttgtggaaaacaaaccccaggtgtcagctcagctggtggatgcaatttatcatctggtaacatgaggtcacagagtgggcaatgacatcacagagtagggtaggtgaggtcatggaaaagctatgacatcatagacttcctctgtgacatcacagagccagctgtgaaatcacagggcaggggtctgacatcacagagcagattatgacatcacagagtgggctctgacatcagtgACCAGCGGTGTGATATTAGAGAattggctgtgacctcacagagcaggctgtgacatcacagaggggctgtgtgacatcccagcagggctgtgtcaggtcactgggttggtcactctgccccagctccccctcacagtttctcccaacaagtccaatgctgttcatgcccagcagggtccctgtcccccgggatccccccggcccacctggagccacagcctccaccaaaggatgttccacaggatccaccccagagcctgacatggggacaaggggccagggctgtgtgaccaggacatcaaggacgtgggttctccagtcactgtggcctggattgggttgcccagggcaggaaaaatgtctggcagctggagcagggtctgggaagggcctccaaggtggggctggagcccttgggctgtgagcagaggctgagggaactgggcttgtccagccctgagcagggaaggctgaggggctcctcatcccagcctggcagtgccagcgaggaggggatggggaacacagagccaggctcttcacaggaggcctggggggagacaaaagccagtggatggaaggggaaagaggagagatcagccagggcatgaggagatgaaatgagtcaggctgctttcagcatttcctcaacagcaagagcagcctgacctcccatctccatccaccactgacagcttggcaaatcaggaattgtttgagctgttttgcacccagtccaggatgagcatcctgatacaagaacttatttgttctttagtctgaaattaattttagtaaggaaatcacctgtgaatggtggactcatcagatgctgctgggacgttgcacatatctcagggaggattgtgattggtttgaaatggtgtcctgttcaactggagcctgtttgccatgaagagaaattttctgtgcctctgagtgtcaccgattccacaccccccaaaagaaagaaacatgatgagttgtggttcccactccagtggtagcacttggacctccctccatagccagagcagagctcccttatcccacaaagtccctggcaatgcagggatgaaggaaacaagacaggctgtagggatcaggggcagggtatggtcagggatttggggtggttgtaagcccagggtaggacccggcccttggctgtggtgaacctcatccgattgtcctgggcccatggctccatcctgtccagatctatctgcagagcttcctgccctccagcacagccacactcccacccagcttgggctcacctgggaactgactgagggtactctcgatggcctcatccagatcagcaataaagagattgaactgacctagccccagttctgagccctggggacacccctggatgtgactcctttcctcagctgctctgagtgcccggggttggatgagggaaatagtggggaggagatagagacaaagtgtgattcattgtcagccatgaagggtctggattttcatatctgttcaaactgcatgaggaggtgctgggggtcaatatcaattggacattgctgatatcaatctatgagcaaaataagaaaacaggaaaaaacaattctctctgcattgttttaaatacagtatattcacattaaatagacttctgtaatctgtctaattaaccaaaaaacacttttattatttccaagggcttttcttgttaaggtgtgtttggaacaaatatttattagccttttacattgaatttctgaacagaagacctcaagaaaaaagaagcctctggagaaataaaattcatcatcaacctccaagtggctgagaatccattgccatcagagcagcaatgaacagaaatgggcacagctttttggcaggCCCCAGCttcggcatgggccctgggcctgcggcaggagcagctcttgagggccccaaggccagggctcttgtgctgccctgggcagatgggatggcagcaggggctgcagagctctcagcacctcagcccgaagggagcagggaagccagggagcctcctttggccttggccaagcaccttcccccatggctagggctgagtgctgtggcagctgcagctgctgctgtgcccttgccaggggctgaggcaatggggcagtgcccagagcagcctggcctgagcagagctgtgggaccagagccggcagggctgggcgggggagaggcccttggtgctgcccagagctcaggacagctggcagagcttgcagggagctgggctgggctcagagagcctggcccagaaaccatcagtgtccatctcagcctggctgaacgcgcaggggcaggactcaggccaggccttgtggggcagggccagcgcctgtgcaaggcattgcaaacaggcaagtggcccagagaggaggctgccctgtgcccttggtggcatggacagagcagggagggggcccaggacatttgccagcaccagcctttgtgcccatgcattggcagccttggctgctgagcccagctttggcctgggctgagtttggctgtggtccagctccatcctcctgcggggctcaggtcctgctcccagccatggccagccttggccagcctctctgctggcccagaggccagcagagcccggggcagggctgtctgtgcagcctcacaggtgccaggggctctgcaggagctggcagaggctgcccagcagggaggccatggggcacagagccccaaggctgctgtgggcaccacggcacaggggccgttcccatccacaatgctcctggcctgggctgggcccgcacaggggctgggccaccatggctgggccagcacagggccacaaaggggccacgcagccgctgtcggggctgacagcaaggccaggcacacacaagcaattgctgagcatggcctgtgctggccaggcctgactgtgccaaaggcagagctcagctgccctgggggctgcaggaacagtccagagcccaaagtgcctccatggctgtgctggagaccaaggctgcaggagggaaatgcagggctgctgtgggatggggaggacattgaattccagcacacacctcagctctctgatgatcccagcaccatgctgggccctgtttcagactggaacagaacagatgttgatgggtgaggagccctgtggggttgtcagggacctgcagtttgcaacgtgctctgctctccctcaggtgctcttggagagatgcaatcccagctgggtacctcagggtacaagtggccctgccttttcacgggcacacagctgatgtctgcctggaaaggggcacaggttttaatacctgttagtttcatcatatacaggcaaaactttatcatctgggtcatttgagtactgttaagaaatggcaaagttttcccaccacgaacagggttttcctggaggtgtacagatagcaggagaagaaatactgatcttgctttctactggtgtcaccagtatccattctattatataaatctctcttttccatttggggtttcaagctctcctattgaaatggccatgtctaaggacatctcttcactagacgagctggatatttatgcttcccattgctcccagatttcctcatccagatgctctctggtcattcaagtgcctctcaactgactggcttcatgctttgagctgcaggaagttgcccaatcattctgaagtgcaaataaatatatcaataatcaacatctttattgtgtttatatctatcacagaactgccttttcttatgtctttgtctaaaactgttcctgtacagaaatcccttggggatggtggacatgtcagatgctgctgggacatcatggagaactctgtttgctgcaatgttaaactgtatcctgttcaaattgtggttttttggcaagaaacccttctgtgcccctgaatgtcaccagttcctgagcccaaaggacacaaacctgataagtagtggttcccactgcaggggctctgcacaggagaaatcttcatcccctttcacttttttcctccctctgggcatggagggagctcctgacttcagcctgtgacttgtgtgtgcaaagggaaaatctgggcagaatctagGCAGGGAGGgtatggggggaccttgggatctgtgctgggcacagaaggtgttttccactgctctgagactgtctgctgtggaaagtggatttaatatccatcagaggaatgacttttgcatttgatggagctgtgccttcccttggctttgttggctgacaagaaatgaacagccctctgtgtctcgggcagctccttctccaaggaaagcaggtgggagttggagccaaggagctgaaagctgcaggtgcagcctgggctggagggagctcagatttgcacaaggctgctctgagtgccagggcttggatggggaaatggtggggtgggggtagggacagggtctgattcactgtcagccatgaagggtcttgattttcatatctaatcaaactgcatgaggaggtacttggattcagtgtcagctggagatagcacgtatcaataaattgacagggaaaaaacccctaaatttggcctaagtaatcttttctcactgtctttttaaatagaatttattcaccttgaatagactcctggaattcatctaattaaccacaaatgatttgaaaattaaaatcaaattattcccagaggcttggcttgttaaggtgttctgaatgttaatgagccctgggacactgaattcctgcactgaagaggtgaaggctgaacaagcccctgcagcaggaaaattcagcagcagcctccaaggtgctgaggatgtcagcagcccccactgaggccatccctgcccagagaccatgggggaatgggcagacaaggagagcgtccctggggctggggcagcacaactcagaggcagcagcggctccagctgggaaatggagtgtggaatgtggctgggaaagccctgcctgggctgggatagaggctctggggggattggggttccagggcagggcagggcttgggttccagggacgggcagagctggacctgcccctttctcccccccacccctgacaaaatgttttcagccaacaatctccagtctctcacaacacggaatgttggaggtgaaatcccaatcttggacatgAGCACCtagactagaaggacagttctttcccaaaggaaggaaagcacagagccttccccagagttttggggacagatgaaaggtgacccttgtgaaaccattaccagccagatttgtcctgacaatcttcctattggaacaatctctggatatatggaattttggaggtgaaatcccaattctggccatgggtgtctggaggagaaggccacttcttttccatgagaaggaaagcacagagccccagtatttcaatagcagatgaggagactctcaatgtgccaaggtcatctggaccagtcaggcacaatcgcctgttgattacaagaagacctgcagtgtcacaatagacccttggttcaatgaagtccagcattgtcacagtggtccctaggtttcataaggcccagtggtgtcacaataTTCCCAAcaaatccatgaggctttgcagtgtcacaatggtctccgtagctctccaggccccacaatatcacatgactcctctgttccatgagccctgaaatgtcacaatggccctttggaccctgggagtttctagtgtcacaaggttctcctttgggtcaacagtgtcacaagggaccaattatgacacgaggccccacaatgtcacaatggttggttccatgcagccctgcagtgtcacaaaggcctcttggattcacaaggccccacagtatcacaatggtcctcttggttctgtaaggaaccccagggtcacaatggtctcactggttccatgaggctcctcagagtcacggtggacccttggtttgatggggcctgcaagtgtcacaatgatccctacattcatggaccacacagtatcactacaattcccttggttccatgaggcccagcaatgtcacagtggtctccatgattccatgaggccccacagtgtcacaatggtccctttgtctcacagggccctacagtgtcacaatggtcccttggtctcacagggccccacagtgtcacaggggtcccttggtctcacagggccccacagtgtcacaatggtcccttggtctcacaaggccccacagtgtcacaatggtcccttggttccatgggccctgtgctgctgcattcccccctccccttctcaggccgccctgccagctgagaaatgctccttgggcctcggccttggccaacagcccctgggctcagctcctctgcagctcatcacaaacactgtctgctccaggcactgctgctgcccaaccagctcctgctttctgtaggagtagccctgggaactgtgtttgttccctcagtggcaacacacaccctgttctcatcctgccaaagaaagctggtggtgccaagtgcggccaggatgagccattgctgggactgaaggcccctccttggggccctgcaaacagcgctccaaaaggagcccttggagctctcctgggccagcgactccctctgagtggggcctctcccagccgggaactctcctgtttgctgcactcggggatccccaacaacaacagagcctgggccggtccctccactcctccaggctcaactctttgcccgctggggagataccaaagatccacagtgagcattccctgccctcaggggaatttctgacaggtgccttgcactgactctttgtgtctgtgtgtacacaggagtgcctgtgctggggaaatgtggcagaaatgctgctctgtgaggggttgagtgccttggatagctgagccagtcaggcctgtagggaaggtgaaatcacaaggcctaaatgaagttaaatgctgctgagaagttttcttttgctaagcggttacctttagtataaattatatgttaagttcaatattgttaagtgttattcctctgttaagttgcgaagtcataggtttaagttaggttacatgctgttatactctgctcttttgctaaactgtgaggttgaaagtatcagttaaggttaatgtattagtaaagtcctgttaagtttgaggtctgttaagctttcaggccgtgttccttttatccttgcccttgctgtccttgtgtcacacacacacacacagggacacttctaggttaatttctggtttgattgcctagattctgtttggttttgtttttgctttgtttccttggtgtgcctgaagtgcccagtcaggagcagagtgactcttgcggaggaactttgtgctgctgttggttaatattaaatctggtttttgctgctcccttgctggggattttttcagccctctcaaggcctcgttggtaccagggtgaaggagccctggcccaggctctggcctgggggacatggagacgctgcccgggggtccctgtgctacccccagggcccggccccccggccccgattcaggctctggggtcgatctcgtggaacatcctctgggggaggctgcggggccgggggcagggggacccggggggagaggggaccccgctgtgcacgagcagggttggactgctctgggggaactgtgaggggggccacagcagagtgacctccccagtgacctcacacagcccctgtaatgtcatacaacccctgtgatgtcacactgcccccatgatgtcacacagcccctgtgatgtcacactgaccctgtgatatcacactgaccctgtgacatcacagagtcaactctatgtcaccctgtgattacagctgtgctgtgacattgcagaagactgatgtcacaaagtcaccctgtgatgtcacaatctgttctgtgatgtcacagcctcctctatgacgttacacagccaccaggtgatgtcacaacccattctctgatgcctcagagccaccctctatgatggcagacactgctctatggcctcccagccagctctgtgatgtcacagccagctctgtgatgtcacagaaccctcaagaaccttcaagaactcagttctattgaaacactgaagtttcttgtactgtcGTGTACAGGGaaacgacagagaaag
Coding sequences within it:
- the LOC134434098 gene encoding olfactory receptor 14J1-like; the protein is LHYGTLLGSRACAHMAAAAWASAFLNALLHTSNTFSLPLCHGNALGQFFCEIPQILKLSCSKSYLRELGLIAISACLVFGCFVFIVFSYVQIFRAVLRIPSEQGRHKAFSTCLPHLAVVSLFVSTGIFASLKPPSMSSPSLDVAVSILYSVVPPTVSARSCGLDTFK